The genomic region ACCTCTTTTCGCTCCCCCCCCCCACGAGGGGACGGCGGTTAAAACCGCCCGTATCGTTTTTCCTCCCTGCGCTAAAGCGACAGGGTTTCCAAACAAGAGCGAAGATTTTCCGTGAGGATGTTATGCGGATTAAAAACATGAAAGTCTTAACGGGTAGCGTGCTGTCGCTGGCCTTTTGCGTCGCTACGGTCGCTCCGGCGATGGCGCGTCCCGTGGTTGAAGGGCGTCAAGCGCAACTGGTCGCCCAAACGGACATGATGCCGAACGAAATGGTACGCGGTACGATTCAAAGTATTCGCAACGATCAAGTCACCTTAGAATTGCCGAACGGCGAAACGCGGGTGGTCGAAATCTCCGAAGACGAGCGCGATCGCCTCGGGATCCTTCCCGGGATGACCATCGAAGTGATGATGGACGACACGGGGGATCGAGTCGCTCAAGTGCGCGTAATCGATCCGACGATGGGGAACGACTCGACGGTGAACCGGACGACGACCACGAGAACGACCACGACGACGAGCGCCCCTCGGATGATGCGCGTCGATGGCGAAGTGATTTCGTGCGACGGAACCACCTTGCAACTGCGCTTGAATGACGGCACCATCGAAAGCTATGCCGTGACTCCGGCTCAGTGTGACGAAACCTGGCTGCGTCCGGGAACGCGAGTCATCTTAGAAACCGACGAGCGCAAAGTGGTCAACAATATCGAACAGCCTCAACCCGTGCGCGCCCTCTGGTAAAGCCGAAAGGTTGTTAACAAGATTGCTTAAAAACGATGTCCTTGAAGATGGGGACATCGTTTTTTTAGGGGGTGGCGATCGCCCCAGATTGCCCCGCAGCGACTAAGAACCGGGTTGGGGCCAGGGAATGTAAGCATCGGCAGCCAAAGCGCGGGCGACGGCGGCGGCCCCGTAACGGTTGAGGTGACTGGGATCGGCGAAATAGTCGTTTCGCATCAAACGGTTTTGGGTCGAGAGGTCGCGCCAGAGAAAGGCGCGTTGACTGGCTTGACGCATGTACTGGCGGAACTGAACCTCGCGCCATTCCCGGGTGGGGTCGAGATAGTCCCAGGTCACGGGAAGATTGACGATCGTCATCGGGATTCGACGCGATCGCGCGAATTGGGTGACAGCTTTCAACGCCGCATCTTGAGATCCGCCGAGATAAAAACCCGCATAGTCGCCGTCGTAAGCGCCGGGAACCCGAGGAAAATTGCGATAGTAGCGGGTCGGGTCGAAGCGGGTGGCAACACTGAGAAAGCCGTTGGCGTCGATCGCCCGTTCCACGGGAATCGCCCGCGCCAGGGTCGTGACCGCGACCGGATCGCGAAATTCGACGAATTGGGCTTGAGGAACTGACGCCAGTTTGACCGGGGCGATCGCGCCGTCGTCTGCTTTCAACGAGTCTCCTTTAAAAGTTGCGGACCGTTCGAGATCCTCAGACAGCGCCGTAGCGAGGCGATCGCCCGCCACCGCGTCGCCGAGACTGGGGCGCACCCCAGAGACGAGCAATTGATAGCCCGGAGACGCGACAATCTCGTTATAGGTGCGATCGAGCCGACCGCTATTAAAGGCGCGGACTCCATCGGCCCAGAGAATCATCTTCGGGAGGCGATCGGGGCCGAGCAGTTTTTGTAATTTAAAATTAACCACCTGGGCCGTCGCGCCATTAATACTGAAATTAAAAATCTTCAACCCCGGTTTTCCTCGCGCCGCGAGAGCTTGTTGTAACGCTTGCGGATCGACCCCCTGCAAGGCGCGGGAACTGCCGACAATGAGGACGTCGGGGGGACCGATCGCCGCCGAATAAGACAAATACAGTTCGAGTTGGGTGTCGAGGACCGTCGAACCAAACGTGGGATAGTACAGGGAAGAACTGCGCGCCGTCTGTTGTTGGGCGTAAGCCAGATAGCGCATGTACTCTTGCACCTTTTTCTGAGCAAAAGCGCGCTTGGGACTTTCCGGCGGAACCGACTGCATCCAGTAAATCGCCTGCAACCAGGCTTTCGCCACTTCGTCCCATTGGGCCGCCGAACTGGCGGTTTGAGCTAAATTCGCCGCCCGAGTCGCCGCACTGACCGCCTCCCCAAACGGATCGGCGCTGTTGGGAAAACCGACATTTTGGGCGAGTTGAAACAACGACGGCGTAGACGCGGCAGCATTGAAGCCTTCCGACGGCGAACACCCGGTGCAAAGGGCGATCGCCGCGATCGCCGCCACCCGCTCGAACCAACGTAACCCTTTAGGCTTGACAGGCTCGCCGCCGTGGAAGGGCGGCGATTCCCCAACCTCACGATTGGGGTTCCTACTTCCTTGTCTTCGGAGTTGTTCGCAGTTGCTTTTCGGAACAATGTCTTTCAAGTCTTACACTCACTCCACAGGCTGTAACGGTGTGTCCCACCACCCAAAAGATTGGATTCGGTCGGCATGTTGGCTGAAGTCCATCTTAACAAAGCCCAAGGGCCTGTCCCGAGCGAAACCGAAGGGGGACGGGGATTTCAATTCCGAAATTTTCGATCGCGCCCGATCCCGACCGGGTCGCCTCGGACAGGGGCACGAACGACCTGCAATCGCAGTTGAGATCGCCTCAGCGATCGGATTTAATGCGATCGATCTCATTTTGCAGGCGTTCGATTTCTTGCCGCAATTGCTCGACTCGTTCGCCACGGGGCGATCGCCCTTCGGAAGGCGTCGCCTCCACGTCCACGGACCCTCGGGACCCTTCCCGGCGGTAGTTCCCGGCGCGAATTTGGGCGTATTCGTTGGAATTAGCCCAATCGCGCAAGTAGGTAATCCGTTCGACCGTAAACGGATGGGTCATAAACACCCCTTGGGAAATATTGTTATAGAGGAAAAATTTATAAACCTGATTGAGTCCGTCCTCGTCGAGATGTTGGTAGCGTTCCGACTGACGCACCAACTCGTCGAGAGAGCATTCGTGGGCGTAGCGGGTCGAACCGCCTGCCATGCGCATCATCGTGTGCATCACCGGATTTAAGTCATCGACCACTAACAACGCCGCGCGATCGGCAGACAGTTCGGCTTTACGCAACCATTCGTAAAACGCCAAGACCAAACTGGTACTGACAATGCGGCTCATTCCCATCGTCAGGTCGGCGAGGAAAAAGGTAGCGCTAATCGCCCAAGTGGCCATTTGCATTAAGGTGGTGTGACCGCATTTAATATGGCCGAGTTCGTGGGCGATGGTGGCGCGCAGTTGGTCTTCTTCGAGTAAATCGAGCAACCCGGTATTTAAAACCATATAGGGATAATCCTGACCCAAAGCGTAAGCGTTGGCGAGGGGAGTTTGGGAAATAAATAAATTCGGTTCCGGGTAAATGTCGAGGTCGCGCACGCATTCGCGAAAAATGCGATAAATACTCGAATATTGGCGCGGTCCGACTTGAATGCTATTGCCCATCAAAAAGACGTATTGCGGGCGTTCGACTAAAAATTCGATAAATTTACGGGCGACCAGATCGAATCCGGGAATACTACGCAAACTTTGCTCGGCTTCGCGATCGAGGGGATGGCGAAAGGCTTCGCTGGAAATTCCGGTATAAGTAGGCATGTTAACAAATTGAGGTGATCCTTTGGGATCGTAACTATTTTAGATTTTAGATTTTGGAGTTGGGATTGAGGGTTTGGATCGCCGGAAATCGGCCCGCGTCGCTGTTGAGAGCTTTCCCTATTTGGATTGCGGGAGTCAACGGTTTCGCGATCGCCGATCCGATACGCTATATTCCTACATATTGCCAATCCCAAACCGTATAATTGCAACAGCCAGACTTGAAACCTCTTCAAACGATCGAGCAGAACATGGTAGATCCGATGGACGATATCGCGAGGCAAGCTCGCCAGGGCAGCGTCGCGGCGATCATTCAAGTCCTCAACGAGAAACTGGCGACTTCCGGCGTCCGCACTCGGGCGGTATTAGCCGATGGCGTCCTGCAATTGCTGTGCGAAGCGGTCAGTGCCGATCGCCTCGATCGCTCGCTCCTGGTCGATCGCATTCGTACCCTGCTCGAATCCCTCGCCCCGCGCAATATCCGCCGCGTCAATATTAACAGTCGTCTGGTGCGCGAACAGCAGTTACTGTGGTTGGAAGAAATCAGCCGCGACCCGGAAAATCAACTGCTGTGGTCTGAAGAAATTACGCTCAAAAAACCGAATATCCTGCGCCGTTTTGTCGAAGATCTCCAGATCGATCGCGCCTCCCGGTCGAAGTCCGGCTTGCGAAAAACCCCCTCGGAACGCCAGTTACGGGAACGGCGCCAGTTTCAGCGCGGGATTGTCGGCGGAATTGCGGCGAGTTTGTTCTTGCTGTTGGCGTTTGCGATTGTTTCTCAAACGCAATGGTTCGAGCAGTTTCGGGGTCAACCCGCCGAGTCGCCCCAACCGGACGTCACCGCTTCGCCGGACGTGGAAGCCCCCGATGCATTTGCACGGGCCGTTCGCCTCGCGGAACAGGCTTCGGCGGAGGGGAAACAGGCGGAAACTCGTTCGGATTGGTTGGTGATTGCGGCGAAGTGGCAGCAGGCGTCCGATTTGATGGCGTCGGTTCCGGCGGACCATCCCCGCTACGAGACGGCGCAAAACCGCACGGAGTTATATCGTCGTTACAGCGAGACGGCCCAGGAAGAAGCACGGAAGTTGCCGGAACAATAGACGATCGCCGTTTACGATCGCGGTCGCGAAGGGGTTCGCCGCACGATCGCCCGCACGAATTCGCAGGTTTGTTCGAGCAGGTCGAGGTTGAGATCGATCGCCTCGGGGAAGCGATCGCGGACCCGATAGACGAGCTCACGTAAATCGGTATTGCCTTTGCGGGCGCCCAAGCCTTCGATCGCGCATTCTAATTGTCTCGCGCCCATTTCCAAGGCGACGATCGCATTGTCGGTCGCGTGACCGAGGTCGTCGTGACAGTGGACGGAGAAAATGGCGCCCGGATTTGGCCCGTGGCGAGGGGCGATCGCGGCTAAGAATTGGCGAAAGGCTTCTGGGGTGGCGATTCCCAAGCTATCGGGTAGGTTGACCGTCTTCGCCCCGGCGGCGATCGCCACCGAGATCGCCCGGTCGAGAAAGTCCGGATCGGCGCGGGTGGCGTCGAACGCACTCCATTGAATATCGCTGCAGTAATGGCGTGCTAAGGAAATGCTGCGCTCGATCGCGTCGAGGGTGGCTCGTTCGCGACGGCGATCGGGTAAGTTGACGTTGGTGTAAGTATGAATGCGCCCCCGTTTCGCCGGGGCGATCGCCTCGGCGACCGCTTCGATTTGAGCGCGATCGTCCCCCGCCAACGCGCAAACTGCCGCCCGTTCGACTTCCCCGGCGACGGCGGCGATCGCCTCGCGATCGTGGGGGTAGCGTCCCGGATAGCCGACTTCGATCGCGTCAACGCCGATCGCGTCGAGTAAGCTGGCAATCCGCACTTTCTCGTGGATGCTGAAACTGACACCGGGCATCAGGGCGCCGTCGCGCAAGGTCGTATCGAACCAAATCGGTTTGGGGGGAGTAGGGGTCGGCACTGTCATGACTGTTTCTCACCATCGATCGCCATTCAGTTCAAGGCTTTTTCGGGTTCGGGGGCGATCGCCGAGGCGATCGTTTCTTCTAAGCTTTGCAAGTAATGACCCACACTCCAGCTCAATTCTCGCCCTCCGGCGTGTAGGTGGATCCCGCAGATCGATTCGGGTAAAAGGTAAAATTCTACCGTCGCCTCCGCGTCGAGTTCTCGATGCACGTAGTCGGCGATCGCCTGCCGTCGTTCTGCACAGAGCTCGAAGGCGCACCCGATCGCGATCTGCCCGTTTCCTTCGGCGATCGCGGCTTGCAAGGCCGTTCGGTCGCTAGTTTGCAGGCGATCGAGAAAGACCCGGATCGCTTGTTCTTCGAGGCGCGCGTCGGCTAGATCTCTTAACACTTGGCGGGCGATCGCCCAAACTTGTTCCGTGGTCCGTCGTCGCAATTCGTCGAGAAATGCCTCTCGTTCGGCGGCGATCGCCTCGTACCAGCGAGATTGACTGGTCTCTACCTCCTCGCGCAGTTTTTGTAATAACATCTTGCGCTCTTCTTGCGCTCGTTCTCGCGCCTCTTTTAAGAGTTCTTCCCGTTGCGCGTCCAATTGTCGATGTTTCTCTCGATAACGGTCCGCTTCGGCGATCGCTTCGTGCATTTTACTATCGGCTTCTTGCAACCGATGTTTCACTTTTTGCTTGCGATCGGCCATCACCCGCGCGATCGGTCCGTACAAAAAGCGCCTCAACAAGGCAATTAAAATTAAAAAATTAATAATTTGAGCGAAAAAGGTAAACCAATTAATCTCCACAATTTAGCCCCCTCCCAACTTAATAAAATAATTCCAATACGGATTGGCAAACAGCAAAATTAACGAAATCACCAAACAATAAATCCCCGTCGATTCCACCAACGCCAACCCCACAAATAAGGTTCGGGTAATATTATTCGCCTCGTCCGGTTGCTGCGCCAACGCACTTAACGCCTGGGCCAAGGCGCGCCCTTCCCCCAACGCCGGACCGATCGCCCCAATCCCGATGGTCAGTCCCGCCGTCACGATCGAACTCATTGCCACCAAAGTTAAATTATCCATTGTTTTACCGAGTTACAGTTAATAACCTTGAGTTAAGTCTTACCGATAAAAATAAAAATAAAATAATTCCCCATTTTTTTGATACTTTAATACATCATCAGCAAAATCCCATCGTTCACCGTTCCTCTCGATCGCTTATCTCCATCCCCGAAGCAATATAAACAATCGCCAAAATCGCAAAAATATAAGCTTGAATTAACCCGGTCAGCAACCCAAACGCTTGCATCACGATCGGGAAAAATAACGGCGTCAACGAAATTAACAAGCCGACAATTAACTGACCGCTTAACA from Oxynema aestuarii AP17 harbors:
- a CDS encoding M48 family metallopeptidase produces the protein MPTYTGISSEAFRHPLDREAEQSLRSIPGFDLVARKFIEFLVERPQYVFLMGNSIQVGPRQYSSIYRIFRECVRDLDIYPEPNLFISQTPLANAYALGQDYPYMVLNTGLLDLLEEDQLRATIAHELGHIKCGHTTLMQMATWAISATFFLADLTMGMSRIVSTSLVLAFYEWLRKAELSADRAALLVVDDLNPVMHTMMRMAGGSTRYAHECSLDELVRQSERYQHLDEDGLNQVYKFFLYNNISQGVFMTHPFTVERITYLRDWANSNEYAQIRAGNYRREGSRGSVDVEATPSEGRSPRGERVEQLRQEIERLQNEIDRIKSDR
- a CDS encoding 2-isopropylmalate synthase, which translates into the protein MTVPTPTPPKPIWFDTTLRDGALMPGVSFSIHEKVRIASLLDAIGVDAIEVGYPGRYPHDREAIAAVAGEVERAAVCALAGDDRAQIEAVAEAIAPAKRGRIHTYTNVNLPDRRRERATLDAIERSISLARHYCSDIQWSAFDATRADPDFLDRAISVAIAAGAKTVNLPDSLGIATPEAFRQFLAAIAPRHGPNPGAIFSVHCHDDLGHATDNAIVALEMGARQLECAIEGLGARKGNTDLRELVYRVRDRFPEAIDLNLDLLEQTCEFVRAIVRRTPSRPRS
- a CDS encoding F0F1 ATP synthase subunit B family protein gives rise to the protein MEINWFTFFAQIINFLILIALLRRFLYGPIARVMADRKQKVKHRLQEADSKMHEAIAEADRYREKHRQLDAQREELLKEARERAQEERKMLLQKLREEVETSQSRWYEAIAAEREAFLDELRRRTTEQVWAIARQVLRDLADARLEEQAIRVFLDRLQTSDRTALQAAIAEGNGQIAIGCAFELCAERRQAIADYVHRELDAEATVEFYLLPESICGIHLHAGGRELSWSVGHYLQSLEETIASAIAPEPEKALN
- a CDS encoding F0F1 ATP synthase subunit C, whose protein sequence is MDNLTLVAMSSIVTAGLTIGIGAIGPALGEGRALAQALSALAQQPDEANNITRTLFVGLALVESTGIYCLVISLILLFANPYWNYFIKLGGG